Proteins encoded by one window of Nocardia goodfellowii:
- a CDS encoding WhiB family transcriptional regulator — MNWRQRAACYGAAPGIFHPALPPKGDPRQALAYCRRCPVVAACAAHALQITQRRGIVAGVWLGGDPEGPALLRDIAMKQGCPRRCVKCWRVIQSARPDRTCGLCGFAEIPA; from the coding sequence GTGAACTGGCGACAACGGGCCGCGTGCTATGGGGCGGCACCGGGCATCTTTCATCCCGCCCTGCCACCGAAAGGCGACCCGAGACAGGCGCTGGCCTACTGCCGCCGCTGCCCGGTGGTCGCCGCCTGCGCCGCACACGCGCTCCAGATAACCCAGCGGCGCGGGATCGTCGCCGGCGTGTGGCTCGGCGGAGACCCGGAAGGCCCCGCGCTATTGCGGGACATCGCGATGAAACAAGGCTGTCCGCGACGCTGCGTCAAGTGCTGGCGCGTCATCCAATCGGCGCGGCCGGACCGCACCTGCGGGCTTTGCGGATTCGCCGAGATCCCGGCGTGA
- a CDS encoding BTAD domain-containing putative transcriptional regulator, producing the protein MTEPQVQVFGPLQVSLGGRTAHIGAGRQRAVLGRLVLAGGQAIGTDRLVEDIWEGDPPSQAPGVLQVQIHNLRRVLEPSRRPRTAARILVSEGGGYALRLAATNVDAWRFEAQMRQYEQRMHDPADRPGPLERYRLLDEALNCWHGAAFESFSSASWATAEVSRLTDLRVSATEMRAEAALELGRLGEVVTVLRQQVEEHPGREESVRLLAAAQYRLGQQVEALATVRRAREFLRSEFGIDPGPRLADLESAILKQNVEPDHVGDYTTMPLVVSAHRDRPRPRALAGSSSEPGAEPTFYPRQRSALYATAAEAKRSGLRLTWLAGAAGMGKTTLTTFVAANLRADGWSTAIGRCPEVDGAPPAWGWSEILAALGGAPPHPEPGTGHVDPFTIVRAVTERCRELVGNGPVAIILEDAHRADDATLQVLRQLANWLQHEPILIIVTVRDHELSPALRAAEAALADRMTERLELAGLDLAGTRKVAEDAGLTTIDLAALQTLHERTGGNPFFIRELSKRIAARGDSHGLPENIRAVLIDRIGQTPEGMLTVLQYIAVWGREIEFDTLLGFSGVAEETLVDLIDSAVAARLAGFDHRERIVLDQAMVQDTVYNSISPLRRTRMHWSAMEFLENRGEHHSADLEYAELLAHHAARGATRTTAAQALRHVITVARRYEQLGVHQGAVDLWRGAVELHELAGHSAQAADPGDRLALFETLRGLADALTQDGRALHARVVRKRALGLAEELDDKLLMVRALTCRITPTIWVAQDWGTTDAHLLEALEAALARTDSVMERTSLLVTLAIETAEAIPPMREHAQEALRLARQTGDAELICAALNAVANTIDEPAAASNLRTIAEELVDVARGAGLRDYQALAHYLQFLAACRDTDLLAAKRHSADVQGWARYGHPSPLPDVLLAFDAVIEVLRGDLAAAEREYQRFVARMAEAGVADVELIRLVGALTVSWARGDISGLLDRVQPLYAAEPDRVAQLYIVTLLHGGDEAQARKLFHAHSVVRRDVHRPLMCAFRATAAVALGEVEAARDMFEALLPYSGTLIGFDTGAAYFGPVDAVLADLAELTGKADAATAFRARSAAVLRRVHAALDALAPRALPSRAHDEPQLATR; encoded by the coding sequence ATGACGGAGCCACAGGTTCAAGTGTTCGGCCCGCTACAGGTTTCACTCGGCGGCCGGACCGCTCACATCGGTGCCGGCCGGCAGCGAGCGGTGCTCGGGCGATTGGTGCTGGCCGGTGGCCAGGCGATCGGGACCGATCGCCTGGTCGAAGATATCTGGGAGGGCGATCCGCCATCGCAGGCACCGGGCGTGCTGCAGGTGCAGATCCACAATTTACGGCGCGTCCTCGAGCCTTCTCGAAGACCTCGGACCGCGGCGCGAATTCTGGTGTCGGAAGGTGGTGGCTATGCCCTGCGTTTGGCGGCAACGAATGTGGACGCGTGGCGGTTCGAGGCACAGATGCGCCAGTACGAACAGCGGATGCATGATCCGGCCGACCGGCCCGGGCCACTGGAACGCTATCGGCTGCTCGATGAAGCACTGAATTGCTGGCACGGCGCCGCATTCGAATCCTTTTCCAGTGCTTCGTGGGCCACCGCTGAGGTTTCCCGGCTGACCGATTTACGCGTCAGCGCAACCGAGATGCGCGCCGAAGCCGCACTGGAACTGGGACGGCTCGGTGAGGTTGTCACCGTGCTCCGGCAGCAAGTGGAAGAGCATCCCGGGCGGGAAGAAAGCGTGCGTTTGCTGGCCGCGGCGCAGTATCGGCTCGGACAACAGGTCGAGGCACTGGCCACCGTGCGCCGAGCCCGGGAATTCTTACGCTCGGAATTCGGCATCGATCCGGGACCGCGGTTGGCCGACCTCGAATCCGCGATCCTGAAACAGAATGTCGAACCCGATCATGTGGGTGACTACACCACCATGCCGCTGGTGGTATCCGCACACCGCGACCGGCCGCGACCGCGCGCGCTGGCGGGGAGTTCGTCGGAACCGGGCGCCGAGCCGACGTTCTATCCCCGGCAGCGATCGGCCCTGTACGCCACCGCTGCCGAAGCCAAACGCTCCGGGCTGCGGCTGACCTGGCTGGCCGGAGCCGCCGGTATGGGCAAGACCACGCTCACGACGTTTGTCGCCGCGAATTTGCGAGCCGATGGCTGGAGCACCGCCATCGGCCGGTGCCCCGAAGTCGACGGTGCGCCGCCGGCGTGGGGGTGGTCCGAAATCCTCGCCGCACTCGGCGGTGCGCCGCCGCACCCGGAACCGGGCACCGGCCACGTGGACCCGTTCACGATCGTTCGCGCGGTGACCGAGCGCTGCCGGGAACTTGTCGGGAACGGCCCGGTCGCGATCATTCTCGAGGACGCGCATCGCGCCGACGACGCGACGCTGCAAGTGCTGCGCCAGTTGGCGAACTGGCTGCAGCACGAGCCGATACTCATCATCGTGACGGTCCGCGACCACGAACTGTCACCGGCCTTACGCGCCGCGGAAGCAGCGCTGGCCGATCGGATGACCGAGCGGCTCGAACTGGCGGGGCTCGATCTGGCCGGTACCCGCAAAGTCGCCGAGGACGCCGGGCTCACGACGATCGATTTGGCGGCGCTGCAGACGTTGCACGAACGCACCGGAGGCAACCCGTTCTTCATTCGAGAGTTGTCGAAACGGATTGCCGCGCGCGGGGATTCGCACGGATTGCCGGAGAATATCCGCGCGGTACTGATCGACCGAATCGGGCAGACGCCCGAGGGCATGCTGACCGTGCTGCAGTACATCGCGGTATGGGGCCGGGAGATCGAGTTCGATACCCTGCTCGGGTTTTCCGGCGTCGCCGAGGAGACGCTGGTCGACCTCATCGATTCCGCCGTGGCGGCCAGGCTGGCCGGTTTCGATCACCGAGAACGGATCGTGCTGGACCAGGCGATGGTTCAGGACACGGTGTACAACAGCATCTCGCCGCTGCGCCGCACGCGCATGCACTGGAGTGCGATGGAATTCCTGGAGAATCGCGGGGAGCACCATTCCGCCGACCTCGAGTACGCCGAGTTGTTGGCACATCACGCTGCCCGTGGCGCGACCAGAACCACCGCCGCACAAGCCCTGCGTCACGTGATCACGGTGGCCCGCAGATACGAGCAGCTGGGCGTCCACCAGGGCGCGGTCGATCTGTGGCGCGGTGCGGTCGAATTGCATGAATTGGCAGGGCATTCGGCACAGGCGGCCGATCCCGGCGATCGGCTGGCATTGTTCGAGACCCTGCGCGGTCTCGCGGACGCCCTGACCCAGGACGGCCGGGCGCTGCATGCCCGGGTCGTTCGCAAGCGGGCGCTCGGCCTGGCCGAAGAGCTGGATGACAAATTGCTGATGGTACGAGCACTCACCTGCCGGATCACCCCGACCATCTGGGTCGCACAAGACTGGGGGACGACCGATGCGCATCTGCTCGAGGCGCTGGAAGCCGCACTGGCCCGGACGGATTCGGTCATGGAGCGGACCTCGTTGCTCGTCACGCTGGCAATCGAGACGGCGGAGGCGATCCCGCCGATGCGCGAGCACGCGCAGGAGGCCCTGCGGCTGGCACGCCAAACCGGAGACGCCGAATTGATCTGCGCCGCTTTGAACGCCGTCGCCAATACGATCGACGAACCCGCCGCCGCGTCGAATCTGCGGACAATCGCCGAAGAACTGGTCGACGTCGCCCGCGGGGCGGGGCTGCGCGACTACCAGGCGCTGGCGCACTATCTACAATTCCTGGCGGCCTGCCGGGACACCGATCTGCTTGCGGCCAAAAGACATTCGGCCGACGTGCAGGGCTGGGCCCGCTACGGCCACCCGAGTCCCTTGCCGGACGTCCTGCTGGCCTTCGACGCGGTGATCGAGGTGCTGCGCGGCGACCTGGCCGCGGCCGAGCGCGAGTACCAGCGGTTCGTCGCCCGGATGGCCGAGGCCGGAGTCGCGGACGTCGAGCTGATCCGGCTCGTCGGCGCGCTCACCGTGAGCTGGGCGCGCGGTGACATCTCCGGCCTGCTGGACCGGGTGCAGCCGCTGTACGCCGCCGAGCCCGATCGAGTGGCGCAGCTGTACATCGTGACCCTGCTGCACGGCGGCGATGAAGCCCAGGCCCGCAAGCTGTTTCACGCGCACTCCGTGGTGCGGCGCGACGTGCACCGGCCACTGATGTGCGCGTTCCGGGCCACCGCCGCCGTCGCCCTCGGCGAAGTCGAGGCGGCCCGTGACATGTTCGAGGCGCTGCTCCCCTACTCCGGCACACTGATCGGATTCGACACCGGCGCCGCCTATTTCGGTCCTGTCGACGCCGTGCTCGCCGACCTGGCCGAACTCACCGGAAAAGCCGACGCCGCGACAGCCTTCCGAGCTCGGTCAGCGGCCGTGTTGCGCCGGGTCCACGCCGCACTCGACGCCCTCGCCCCGCGTGCGCTGCCCAGCCGAGCACACGACGAACCGCAACTCGCCACTCGCTGA
- a CDS encoding DUF1269 domain-containing protein produces the protein MTGTLTVWKFASATGADTAVATLEDLQRRELITVQDAAVVTWPEGAKRPKTRQLHSLAGVGALGGAFWGMLFGLLLFVPLLGAAVGAGVGAMSGALVHIGIDDDFIKKVRATLAPGTSALFALTSDAILDRIHDEFRGQSAELVSTNLSHEQEATLREIFAA, from the coding sequence ATGACGGGAACATTGACCGTATGGAAGTTCGCCAGTGCCACCGGTGCCGACACCGCGGTTGCGACGCTGGAGGATCTGCAACGCCGTGAGTTGATCACGGTGCAAGACGCCGCGGTCGTCACCTGGCCGGAAGGCGCGAAGCGGCCCAAAACCCGTCAGCTGCACAGCCTCGCCGGTGTCGGCGCGCTCGGCGGCGCGTTCTGGGGCATGCTGTTCGGACTGCTGTTGTTCGTGCCACTGCTCGGCGCCGCGGTGGGCGCGGGGGTAGGCGCGATGTCGGGAGCGTTGGTCCATATCGGGATCGACGACGACTTCATCAAGAAGGTGCGCGCCACGCTCGCCCCGGGCACTTCGGCGCTGTTCGCATTGACCTCCGATGCCATTCTGGACCGGATCCACGACGAATTCCGCGGTCAGTCGGCCGAACTGGTCTCGACCAATCTGTCCCATGAGCAGGAAGCCACCTTGCGCGAGATTTTCGCCGCCTGA
- a CDS encoding glycoside hydrolase family 15 protein, producing MNAYPPIAEHGIIGDLQTAALVSSAGTIDWWCSPRFDSPSVFAALLDSERGGHCRLAASLDSGEMTVRQLYLPDTAVLITRFMAAEGVGEVIDFMDPIRSRDPTDRHRLVRIARVVRGKLPFEFTCRPRFDYARARHTRTVPEPRRALFQSAETDLHLQVSDPISLHTDGGDVSARFTLDAGQTAMIVLTCTSGGGAAPPPPVREQMLAEFEACRTFWQSWLRTCTYRGRWQDMVKRSAITLKLLTYAPTGAPIAAATMGLPEQLGGERNWDYRYTWIRDASLSIRALLDLGFTEEAAAYRDWLRDRLAAGPTASGEPLQIMYRVDGEPRLEEEILTHLAGYRNSSPVRLGNAAADQVQLDIYGEAADALAQFGDLGEIAGWLAFAELLDWLADNWDRPDEGIWETRGGRKHFTYSRLMTWVAFERGIRMATAHARPGDLNRWTRERDAVFAQIVECGWSSSRQAFVQHFDGDVLDASLLLMPRMGFLSPRDPAWLSTLDAMDAELVSDSLVYRYDPAAAPDGLGGTEGTFNLCSFLYVEALAASGRVDQARYAFDKMLTYANHVGLFAEEIGPSGAQLGNFPQAFTHLALVAAAIALDERLDRDESDDAGAP from the coding sequence ATGAACGCATATCCACCGATCGCCGAGCACGGAATCATCGGTGATCTACAGACCGCGGCACTGGTTTCGTCCGCGGGCACGATCGACTGGTGGTGCAGCCCGCGATTCGACTCGCCGAGCGTTTTCGCGGCATTGCTGGACTCCGAGCGCGGCGGCCACTGCCGGCTGGCCGCGAGCCTGGACAGCGGCGAGATGACCGTGCGTCAGCTCTACCTCCCCGACACCGCTGTGCTGATCACCAGATTCATGGCGGCCGAGGGTGTCGGGGAGGTCATCGACTTCATGGATCCGATCCGGAGCCGCGACCCGACCGATCGGCACCGCTTGGTCCGGATCGCACGGGTGGTCCGCGGCAAATTGCCCTTCGAGTTCACCTGCCGGCCGCGGTTCGACTATGCCCGCGCACGGCACACCCGCACGGTGCCCGAGCCCCGCCGGGCGCTGTTCCAGAGCGCAGAGACCGACCTGCACCTGCAGGTCAGCGACCCGATCTCGCTGCACACCGACGGCGGTGACGTGTCCGCACGCTTCACCCTCGACGCCGGCCAGACCGCGATGATCGTGCTGACCTGCACCAGCGGCGGGGGTGCGGCGCCACCGCCGCCGGTGCGGGAGCAGATGCTGGCCGAATTCGAGGCCTGCCGCACGTTCTGGCAGTCCTGGCTGCGGACGTGCACCTATCGAGGACGCTGGCAGGACATGGTCAAACGCTCGGCAATCACGCTGAAACTGCTGACCTACGCTCCGACCGGCGCGCCGATCGCCGCCGCCACCATGGGCCTGCCCGAACAACTGGGCGGTGAACGCAACTGGGATTACCGCTACACCTGGATCCGGGACGCGTCGCTGTCGATCCGGGCACTGCTCGACCTGGGTTTCACCGAGGAAGCGGCCGCATACCGCGATTGGTTGCGTGATCGACTGGCGGCCGGGCCCACCGCCTCCGGTGAACCACTGCAGATCATGTACCGGGTGGACGGCGAGCCCCGGCTCGAGGAGGAGATCCTCACGCATCTGGCGGGCTATCGGAACTCGAGTCCGGTGCGGCTGGGCAACGCCGCGGCTGATCAGGTCCAGCTCGACATCTACGGCGAGGCCGCCGACGCGCTGGCTCAATTCGGCGATCTCGGCGAGATCGCGGGCTGGCTCGCGTTCGCCGAACTTCTCGACTGGCTCGCCGACAACTGGGACCGACCCGACGAGGGAATCTGGGAAACTCGCGGCGGCCGAAAGCATTTCACCTACAGCCGGTTGATGACGTGGGTGGCGTTCGAACGCGGAATCCGAATGGCCACGGCTCATGCCCGCCCCGGCGACCTGAACCGCTGGACCCGAGAACGCGACGCGGTGTTCGCCCAGATCGTGGAGTGCGGCTGGAGTAGTAGCAGGCAGGCTTTCGTCCAGCACTTCGACGGCGACGTGCTGGACGCCTCGCTGCTACTCATGCCCCGGATGGGTTTTCTGTCGCCGCGGGATCCGGCCTGGCTGAGCACGCTCGACGCCATGGACGCCGAACTCGTCAGCGACAGTCTGGTCTACCGCTACGACCCTGCCGCGGCGCCGGACGGCCTGGGCGGCACGGAGGGCACCTTCAACCTGTGCAGCTTCCTCTACGTCGAAGCGCTCGCCGCCTCGGGCCGAGTCGACCAGGCCCGCTACGCCTTCGACAAAATGCTCACCTACGCCAACCATGTCGGCTTGTTCGCCGAGGAGATCGGACCCTCTGGTGCACAGCTGGGCAACTTTCCCCAGGCCTTCACTCATCTGGCCTTGGTGGCCGCCGCCATCGCCCTCGACGAGCGGCTAGATCGCGACGAGTCCGATGACGCCGGCGCACCGTGA